The following coding sequences lie in one Enterococcus sp. 9E7_DIV0242 genomic window:
- a CDS encoding sugar O-acetyltransferase, with the protein MNLEEQRQFILSGQMYNDLTKELVEAREKAVFLTNEYNVSFGKSSEEREALLKRLLKSIGTAVHFEPTFRCEFGYNISIGKNFYANFDCVMLDGGSIEIGDNVLFGPRVGIYTSNHAVDAWERTNGACYADAVRIGDNVWLGAGVQVNPGVTIGDNTIIGSGSVITKDIPANVIAAGVPCKVIREITEMDRTGYKP; encoded by the coding sequence ATGAATTTAGAAGAACAGAGACAATTTATTTTAAGTGGCCAAATGTATAATGACTTAACAAAGGAACTAGTCGAGGCGAGAGAAAAAGCAGTTTTCCTTACAAATGAGTACAATGTCAGCTTTGGAAAATCATCAGAAGAAAGAGAAGCACTATTAAAACGATTATTAAAGTCGATAGGTACAGCTGTACATTTTGAACCAACCTTCAGATGTGAGTTTGGTTATAACATATCGATAGGCAAGAATTTCTATGCCAATTTTGATTGTGTTATGCTTGATGGTGGCAGTATTGAGATCGGTGACAATGTTCTTTTTGGCCCAAGAGTTGGTATCTATACCTCGAATCATGCAGTAGACGCATGGGAGCGCACAAATGGCGCTTGTTATGCAGACGCTGTGAGAATCGGAGATAATGTTTGGCTAGGTGCTGGGGTTCAGGTAAATCCGGGAGTAACGATTGGCGATAACACTATTATTGGTTCTGGAAGTGTCATCACAAAAGATATTCCTGCGAACGTAATTGCCGCTGGGGTACCTTGTAAAGTGATTCGTGAAATCACAGAGATGGATAGAACAGGATATAAGCCATAA
- a CDS encoding DUF1831 domain-containing protein produces the protein MAFKEKAAVEGSDVFYKMNPAAKRYTLRDNGFTETNSGNFQLIRSLDATPQSKEGFKLKITVAKDLQTLKMSVTTANGLKSMNIFKNEQHAMSQEKFYFLMDGMISRGVLEKA, from the coding sequence ATGGCATTTAAAGAAAAAGCAGCAGTAGAAGGATCAGACGTTTTCTACAAAATGAATCCAGCTGCAAAACGCTATACGTTACGAGATAATGGCTTTACAGAAACAAATTCCGGTAATTTTCAATTGATCCGCTCATTGGATGCAACACCACAGAGCAAAGAAGGCTTTAAGTTGAAAATTACAGTGGCAAAAGATTTACAAACATTGAAGATGTCAGTAACGACAGCTAATGGTTTGAAATCTATGAATATTTTTAAAAATGAGCAGCACGCAATGAGTCAAGAAAAATTCTATTTTCTGATGGACGGTATGATTAGTCGAGGCGTACTGGAAAAAGCGTAA
- a CDS encoding cysteine desulfurase family protein: MKYIYLDHAATTPMHPDVIEEMTGVMHSIFGNPSSIHGVGREAHHKLETVRQSIADSLQVKPHEIIFTSGGTESDNTAIIETAAVMKEHGKHIITTAVEHPAVLQSLHYLESQGYEVTYLPVGLSGRIDLADFRQALREDTILVSIVSGNSETGQLMPIKEIGALLQEHQAVFHTDAVQAFGSEQIAPYEAGIDLLSASAHKINGPKGVGFLYKKDGLKFQPLLRGGEQEEKRRAGTENIPGIAGMGKAVELLSLEEKEKHKTKNTALQKIILEKLEEAEIEHQVNGDIENKLSHILNIWFKGVSSDLLLMHLDLNGAAVSIGSACTAGTVDPSHVLEAIYGKEHPAVKESLRISFGYGNTEEEVARFSDLLIKTVRRLKAY; this comes from the coding sequence TAGATCATGCTGCAACGACACCGATGCATCCTGATGTGATCGAAGAAATGACAGGAGTGATGCACAGCATTTTTGGAAACCCCTCTAGTATCCATGGGGTTGGACGAGAGGCGCATCATAAACTGGAGACGGTTCGTCAAAGTATTGCAGATAGTTTGCAGGTCAAGCCTCACGAAATTATTTTTACAAGTGGTGGAACAGAAAGTGATAACACTGCAATTATCGAGACGGCAGCAGTGATGAAAGAACATGGCAAGCATATCATTACAACAGCGGTAGAACATCCGGCTGTTTTACAATCATTACATTATTTAGAAAGCCAAGGATACGAGGTGACCTATCTGCCTGTGGGTTTATCCGGACGCATCGATTTGGCTGATTTTCGTCAAGCTCTAAGGGAAGACACGATTTTGGTCTCTATTGTTTCCGGTAATAGTGAAACGGGGCAGCTCATGCCAATCAAAGAAATTGGCGCACTACTGCAGGAGCATCAGGCAGTATTCCATACAGATGCAGTGCAAGCTTTCGGCTCTGAACAAATTGCCCCTTATGAAGCAGGGATTGATCTGCTCAGTGCCTCGGCTCATAAAATCAATGGACCAAAGGGTGTTGGTTTTTTATACAAAAAAGATGGACTAAAATTTCAACCACTTCTTCGAGGCGGTGAACAAGAAGAAAAACGTCGTGCCGGAACAGAGAATATCCCTGGTATTGCTGGTATGGGCAAAGCAGTCGAACTGCTTTCCTTGGAAGAAAAGGAAAAACACAAAACGAAGAATACAGCACTTCAGAAAATTATTCTGGAAAAACTCGAGGAAGCTGAGATCGAACATCAGGTCAATGGGGATATAGAAAATAAGCTTTCTCATATTTTAAATATCTGGTTTAAGGGTGTCTCCAGTGATTTACTACTGATGCATCTGGATCTAAATGGTGCGGCTGTCTCGATTGGCTCGGCTTGTACCGCAGGAACAGTAGACCCTTCCCATGTGTTGGAAGCTATTTATGGGAAAGAACATCCGGCTGTAAAGGAATCACTGAGAATCAGCTTTGGCTATGGCAATACAGAGGAAGAAGTTGCACGTTTCTCAGACTTACTGATCAAAACGGTCCGCCGCCTGAAGGCCTACTAG